The DNA segment GGTGTGAAAACAAATCACGAAAATTCCGTGCAACGGAGCGATTTTCAATACAAATTTCGTGCAACGGAGCCGATTTAACCATGTGTTTCATTTCAGAAAGGAGTCATTCATTTCAGCAAAGATGGCGTCTTGGAGAAGACATGATGAGAACAGCTTGGATAATTTTCATGTTTGTGATGAATGTAGAAGAAGCTACAAGTTTAAAAAGAACTTAATCAGACACATCAGAGTAGATCACACACATGTACAATATTTTCCGTGCGTGTATGAACACTGTAAAAGAGAATTCAAGAGGATTGACTATTTGAAAAGAAACttgctaaaaataaacatgttggATGCACGAATGGCGGAAGTAATGATGAAAGGTGATTCCAGCAGGGATACGGAGGATATAGAAGTGGAACCGAGTGTCAAACGACAGAAATACGAACCCGTATTGGAAGATATCAGTAGTGATGAAAGTGATCTAGACCTTCTAGATGGTCAAGACGTACAAAACATACTGGATGATTTAGAAGGACCAGATATTGAGTTGCTAGAGAAAGATAGCTATCAGAAATCAGAAAGTGATGTAGAATCAGTTATGGATAGTGATCAGAAGTTAGACAGGAATGTAGATTCAGTGAAAGATGATGCTGATTCAATGAGGGATAATGATCATAATTCAGTGAGTGAAGCTGATTCAGAAGAGGATAGCGATCAGCACAAAGAGAGCGGTTCAGTTACGGATAGCGATAAGAGTTCAGAGAGTGAAGCTGATTCGAAGAATAGTGATCAAAACTCAAATAGTGATTCTGAGAGTGAAACTGATTCAGAGAAGTATACCCATCAGAATTCAGAGAGCGACTCAGTGAGGAATAGCGATCAAAATTCAGATAGTGATGTAGACTCAGAGAGAGAAAATGTTCATAAATCAGGGAGTGAGGTTGATGCAGAGAAGATTACTGATCATAATTCGGCGGATATTGTCGCTTCAGGAAATGATTCTGATCATGATCAGAATGCTGTTAGTGCTGATGATTTTGATGACTTGTACGATAGATTCTATggagaaaatcaagaaaatgaagataatgtcaatgatgtaaatgaaaatattgatgatgACTTTGAAGATCTAGTAATCTTAGATGACATATGGCCGGAAAGAAGGACCTGGAGAACTGAAGTGGAAGTATGGTGTTGAACGGGATACAGATACACTACCTATAATGCTGAAAATGAGAGACTGTTCAGTACCGTAAGGTAtgaggatgaatattcaaaatatacaatgaaacaatgaaataacaaaaaaactgttatttgatgaagtttttgttttct comes from the Mercenaria mercenaria strain notata unplaced genomic scaffold, MADL_Memer_1 contig_2929, whole genome shotgun sequence genome and includes:
- the LOC128552590 gene encoding serine-aspartate repeat-containing protein C-like, translated to MASWRRHDENSLDNFHVCDECRRSYKFKKNLIRHIRVDHTHVQYFPCVYEHCKREFKRIDYLKRNLLKINMLDARMAEVMMKGDSSRDTEDIEVEPSVKRQKYEPVLEDISSDESDLDLLDGQDVQNILDDLEGPDIELLEKDSYQKSESDVESVMDSDQKLDRNVDSVKDDADSMRDNDHNSVSEADSEEDSDQHKESGSVTDSDKSSESEADSKNSDQNSNSDSESETDSEKYTHQNSESDSVRNSDQNSDSDVDSERENVHKSGSEVDAEKITDHNSADIVASGNDSDHDQNAVSADDFDD